Within the Zea mays cultivar B73 chromosome 10, Zm-B73-REFERENCE-NAM-5.0, whole genome shotgun sequence genome, the region TTTGTTGTGTGCATGGCCATGTCTTTTAGTAGCGGTGTGTGGGAGAGGTGAAAATGGGAGCATGACTGCAAATCATAGTCCATGAGAAATTGATACATCAAAACATGAAAAGAAGAGAGGGAAATAACTCACTAGATATGAACGAAGCTAGGCTCAGGCTACATTTTGGGGTGTCCCACAATCGGGAAATCCTAGCTACCCTATCACGTCACCTCTCAAATCCTCTGAGCAATCTCATTGTCCCAATGACACATGTCACTGATCGAGATCCTCACCAATGAGAGACTAGGGAACATCTGGTATATGGGGAACAGACGCACCATCAGCAATGCAACCATTCGATCATGGTACACCGTACACATCGATGACACCAGCGCTCGATAGACCTTAGCCGATGATGTGGAGGATGTCGTGCACACTTGAGATCTCCAAACTACTTATTCTCTAGGTCTGCAGCACCCATCCTCACGACATGGCCTCTTTGTTGATACCGCGCCAGGTGTAGGTTGGGAGAAGCATGTCGAGGACATTCTTGAGGTAGAACCACCTCGAGTGCCACCCCATGTTTGATTTGGTTGTCGGTAGGTGCATGTACTCCAAGGCCCAAATCCCTTAGAGATGAATGCTAGCGCATCCCACTGATAGTGCCACGACAATGCCTGAGTGGCCCCTCTTCTTCTAGAGCATGACAGCGAAAAGATGTTGCCACAACGAGAAATAGGGTTCGGTCTCGAGGAAGCCTTCTCGAGAACAACCTAGGCTGGGCTGGTTTTTTAAGTAAGGGTGagcacacatcaacatactcagcagatgtcccgtttggctaaagtggactagctgtatgtggagttaaggttaagcagttgcttttagttggtcaagtattttatTAACTGtatagccaagttttagtaataaacccagttattacccaaaagtactccctccaaagaggaaataccagagatcagaattataaccatcatcattaaccaTAATCATACAAGTATACAAAGTTCTTCtattcaaagaggatcccaaggctgctcttaactgtgagcacgactaatataccagattctaacactctgtagaggttgcacactttacccacaagttgtgattcccgatttgcccggagatcatgactccccattaatcactaccaaggtgacatggcagggtctcactacgtagcctttacaaagattccccagaggtcatagtcgcccattaggtttctccaatttgataaacacagtacttctccccataggaagggtgtctaacaaaaccaaatcaaaagaaCCTCGGCAACCAGTCTCGGCAGAGAAAGTACTGTGCCCAGAACCCATTAAcaaccctacggcgaagccaactacacctcaagttcctctaatcagctaagggcatcccattccactctCATGGTTGTACCGTTATCCcgagtggtcactcaacgaacaggtccttacgaagaggtaaTCAGGAAACAGCGTGAGTCCCcatagtatcacaagatcatcatcgggataacatcatcatatcataactATTcatatcatgttcgttgattaaggtaaagcagtagcataaagctaaccatgataacccaaaaggtaaacaaggataaggtaaatacagactagtcaatccttgagTTTCAATAAAGTACTGCGGGACAGTGAACTAtagagtaagtaggacataatgggtcagaggacacttgccttcaccaggttgttgctcaggaaggtcttcggcaacacactcaggaaccacgggctgctcgttgtctaaacaaagcgatcatgcattcaatatatTTGGGTAAAGACAgatgaacaatacaccaaacatatacaatCAAGTGAATCACAAGTTGGATGGAGCAGTATAAACACAAAAGGTAAACTTAGATGCTAGGGTGAACTGGCACACTTAGAGGTTTGTGATTCTCTAAGTATTATCTATCTCCATGGATTACATAATTTACTTCCATTTATTTTAATAGGACACAAACAttataccaaggatagattcaaaTGTTACATATTATCAATCTCACAAAGATAAACATCCAATTATCATTAGGGTGTTCCTCTTTATTTTACCTAATAAAAAATAAACTATTACCTAACCTAACgtatagtctaggcataaaattaaagggcacagacagtgaatgatcatagtttatttggacagagaataatcctatgaacattttgcaatttgaatcactcaatttagagttcatatgcaaaagatatgaaataaacaagttttgaagtttaaaatacaaaattaggcctaAGTCTGTGATTAAATAGAAGGTTAGGGGTctgtctgcaagattacaggggcctgcgcgctaaaACCAGGGATGGTGGGTTGTTTTCTGGAAAATCGAGGGTTTCTTTAGGCAAAtggccacgcgaaggggtatcaaatCTGCTCAGCCGTCAGATCTTAAATCAACAGTCGAGATTAGATCCGAGCGGGGACGCGCGGCGGGCGCTGACAGGTGGGCTTGGGGGGTTGAGACGCTGACACGCGGGGCCCATGGGTCAGCAATATGTCGAGGGTGCGGGGCGCGCTGGCCACTGGATTGCAGATCGACGGCTCTGGTTCCATGAACCGTGCAAACCGTTATCCGCGAATCCGGGCCGTCAGATCAAAACTCGACGGTTAGGATGGGTGCCAAGGGGCTTTACCTTCTCCGGTCGGCCAGGGACAGAGCCATACGCGCCCGCGGCAGCGCAACTGCCAGAGACATGGTAGACTGAGGCTCATAGGGCGTTAGGGGTCGGTCTTGGTAGCCAGAAAGGTTTGGGAGGACTCGGCGAATCCTATGGCGGGGTCGGGATAGCAGGAATGGGGCTGAGGCGACCAGGCGGAAAAGGGGGAGTCCTTGGCGGACCGGGGGATACTCTGACGAGCAATCGCGCGCGACTAAGGGCATACTGCGTAAAATTAGGGGCGGGTTAGATCAGTTACCTTGAGAGAAGGCTCGGGGCTCACGAACGGCGTCCGAGGCACAGCGAGGACACGGGTCGACGGCGGCGGAACTGCGGCAGGGCAGAGAGAGAACCGGTGAGCGTGGACCGAGAGAAACAGAGGGGGAGGGGGCGAACCGAGGGGTGTCCTAGGTCGCGGGTGACGAGGCGAAGCACACCGAGGCAGCACACACTGTAAGGGCTCGACGACGACCGCAGAACGGGCGCGTGACCACGTCGAACGGCGGTAGAGATCCCTGGGTGCACGCGCGATGCGAGGCGAGTGCTGGGGGCTGCGAGTGCGCGAGTGACGAGGAAGGAGAGCGAGTGGGGCACTGGGTAGCTAGAAAAGGGTCAGGGTAGGGACGGGCGCGGCGTCAGCGTGCGTCGTGGGTGCGGAGTCCATGACGACTCGCGGGTCATGCGCGAGCGATTCGGGAGGGAAGGGCCCGATAGACAGGACCCACGGGTCAGCGAGAGCGGGCGAGCGAACGGGCGGCCCGGCTGACGAGCGGGGCCCGTGAGACAGTGAGGGAAGGTGCGTGCGCGGAGGAGATCACGCCGACAAGTCGGCCCCACTGGgtagcgagagggagagagggaagtGAGAGCAGGCGTGGttcggcgctgacaggcggggaccGCCTGTCAGGGAGAGACATGCGCGTGGGCGCGGGCACGCGCGCGCGAGACTGGGCCAAGATGGGCCGGCTGAGCTGATTtggcttttcctttttccctggaatttctaattgctttttctttttattttctctatggatttcaaatcaaattcaaaccaaattcaaattcaaaccattccaaacatgtgcatcaaacaaaaggacaatttaggctcagcatggtgcaacatttcatgactcccatagttttgacaaaataaataactaatccctcacctaattaacttaattctaatcaaaagaaagagagagagagacaaaaggtaacacctgaatttggtaggcattaagagaagaaattttataccccccaaATTCAGAGTGTTACACTATACTTACCGAGTCCGCTTAGGTGTCCTCAAGAAAAATGACCAACTGAATACCTTCAAAGGATGAAAGGACCCTCTAAACGAATCTATGATCCCTTCAGAGGCGCGTCTTTAATAGAAACAAGTGCACcatcaacaacaaacaaacctctaTAGGAGCGTCTAGCTCCTCCAGAGGCTCAGGGGTGAATACCATAGGTATGATATGTGGTGTGGGTTCAATAAGAGGTGACAAGTTTTCAATCAGTTCAATACCACCTAGTCTTTGTGAGGTCGATCTGGGTCTGATCCCTATCCACTAGGAACATACAATATTTTTTGTCTCGCTCGACCCCGGCCCCTTTTGGGGACAGACGACTTCACCTCGTAGCTTTGCTTTATGTTGCCCGACCTCTGACCCCAACCACCAAGGGTCCAAGAAGGAGAATGACTATATTGTAGAATTTTGCTTCATCCGACCTCCGACATTTGAGGGAAAAGGGTCTAAGAGTCGAGAAACCTTAACCCAAAGCTCTGCCTTGCCCGAACCCCAAAGAGAAGGGGTTAGATACTTCACCTACCATGTAGGTTtgagattgtgatatcctggcccctgggatgggatgtcctggcccaaggcttaatagaattaatagtgtaatcataccaacaaggtgcatcttctttttcggaagcctatcttgaaagaacctccaagttaagcgtgcttggcttggagcaatttgggatgggtgactgaccgggaagttttctcgggtgcgcatgagtaaggacaaagtgtgcacaaaagactcgtgttggtctgtggggacaatatatgatcctagagagctgccaggagtaagtaccgccggtccagggattggacggggtgttacaagtggtatcagagccaaccctcgcggtttcacgggcgtgtgtgagctagggggttcgggtatatggcgcatgacacatgtgggcctggagtggtcacatggcatggcatatgacgacactagacatacagacgtggccaagaggggaggttcctggattggggttgaccgacgaggacgtcggtcttctaaggggggtggattgtgatatcctggcccctgggatgggatgtcctggcccaaggcttaatagaattaatagtgtaatcataccaacaaggtgcatcttctttttcggaagcctatcttgaaagaacctccaagttaagcgtgcttggcttggagcaatttgggatgggtgaccgaccgggaagttttcttgggtgcgcatgagtgaggacaaagtgtgcacaaaagactcgtgttggtctgtggggacaatatatgatcctagagagctgccaggagtaagtaccgccggtccagggattggacggggtgttacagagATTCTTGGGACCATACCACCTCATCCACTATGGACATTGGAACATATGAGTCTAGCTCTGACATGGCATGGAGTCCAAATGACAACATAGAGGAAGGTACTTCAGAACGTATGTGTCATCCACCACGACATGGAGTCTAGCACTAGTTCAACAACTCCCTGACCAAGAAGTAAACAATGGACACCTAGGAGTCGACTACAAGACATGATGGGGCATAATGGCAAGCACCATGATGATCCACGCATGGCTACATTAGCCTGATAGAAGGTGTTATCCATGGCGTCCCTCGACCAGCAACAATCCTAGAGGACAAATGGAAACGTGACAATGTCGGCCCCTACATACTTCATCCTCTTTCCATAGGCAATTGTAATAGGGTCCTTCCTCTACCTCATTTTATAAAAGAGAGGGAAAGGCCCACGAACCAGGGGACGATAATATAAGGAACCACATGCACTCACCTTAAACACAAGTCCTATACTAAGCACTTGTAAATGCACCCACTCACGCACTCGTTAGAGGCTTCGAAGCTCCTCCCTCACTCTActattgtaaccccctactacaaactTTTGTGCCAAGTAACACAAACATATCAACTGGACGTAGGGACATTTAGCCCGAACCACTATAAATCTTTGTGTCCACTTAGCACACCATCTGCTTCGAGACACGGAAAGCACTAGTCTTATGAGCCAGTGGTTACAAAAATTGACACAAGGCTCCTAAAGGAGGTAAGGAAGATATCCGGATAGTTTCAACCCATCACCTTCATTGAATTTGTGAGGAGAAGGCAAAATTATTCTCCAAATGAGGGTTTTCTTCACATCTGACAAAAAGATAAAACATGGTGCTCATGAAAGATCTGCTCAAGCTAATATGCAAATATGATCTCAAGGGGTCATAGCACCTAGTGAAGGCCAGGAAATGAATCGAAAACACTCACATCAACTGGAGCACGAAAACGTCGAAAACAATTGAAAGCTAGGCATTCGAGGGAAAAGAGCAACCAAACTCATCAAACAAGACAAGATCTGGAGCCACCATGAACTAGTAGGTTAGGGACTCCATTCCCACAAAATCCATAAGCTATAATATTAAAATATATAGAGGAACAAATAGTTAAATCCTTGATGCTACCACCTACAATTCGAGCCAAACTCCACTCAAATTTTGAGTCCCAAACCTAAAAACTATCTATTTTGTGGTTTTGAGGTCCAAACCACCAAAAGCCTTATGAGTAGCATATCTGATACGCCACCTCCATGATATCTACATATGTCACAACCATTCCTCAATCACCCAATCATCAAGTCCTCCAGGTACACTACTTGGTGTGGCCAATTATTTCTTGACTTGGTCAACATAGTCTACTCCTCCATGTACTCTTGCATGTGTCAATGTCCCTAGGTGCCTACCACACACAATTAGTCCATTGGCTTCTCTGGTCCCTTAGTTTGTGCCCGACATTCATCCTTCATGCTAAGTTTAGTCAACACTAAAATAAATCTGGTCATCTCTTAAGAATCACACATCATGCCTGAACACTATGGGCACATTTAACCATGTGTCCACACCCTCCTTTTAAAAAATGGTGTGTGGTGAACAAAGGAGGCATTAGATATTTTATAAATTCATGTTTAGAAGAGGAGGGACTTTCTAACTCACTTTTTTCTTTTACTTCATAGGGGAGATTCCATCATTTATTTTTAGCCTTTTTGCATTACGTTACCTTGATCTTTCTAACAACCAACATTCTAGCCATGTAAAATATTTTGACACGACAACTTCATAGTTGAAAAGTTTGTGCTTGAGCAACAATGCATTGTCATGATTTATTCCCAAGGCATTCTTTAACCTAATAAGTTTAGCAGCTTTAGACGTTAGCTCAAACAACTTCACTAGTTCCTTGAACCTTACACAATTTTGGAATGTGTGAGCTCACCATGTTGGATATTTCCAATAGTGGGTTGTATGTCATGGATGTAGATGATGGTAATCTAGATCAAAGTTTTCTCCACAGCTAACAAAAAGGTAAAACATGGTGCTCATATGATATCTGCTTAAGGAAACATGCATATATGACCTCAAGTGATCATAGATACTAGTGAAGGCCAAGAAATGAATCCaaaccacacacatcaactggagCACCAACACAGAAAACAAGTGAAAACTAGGCATTCGAAGGAAAAGATCAATCAAAACTCATCAAACAAGACAAGATCTAGAGCCACCATGAACTAGTAGGTTAGGGTATCCAATCCCACAAAATCCATAGGCTACAAGACTAAATTACATAGATGAACAAATAGTTCAGTGTTTAAATCATTTGTGGTTCTCAAGAGCATACTAGAGCATGGGGAACATACTTGAGATATGAAATAATGACAACTCAAGAGATAATTTGGACAGATTAGCCTCCCCTTTATTTATAGGGCTATTAAACATTCCCAACTTGCTCCTAGATAATTAGAACCGAACCACTCAACCTCAGGGCGTTATAGTATAATTAAGATCTATAGATCTAACGACCATGTATTCTTCTTGAGACGGCTTCTTCTCAATGCTAAATCCTTGATGCTACCACCTACAGTTCGAGCCAAACTCCACTCGAGTTTTGAGGCCAAAACATGAAAACTATCTGCTATGCGGTTTTGAGGCTCAAACAACCAAAAGCCTTATGAGTAGCATATCTGAGATGCCACTTCCATAATATCGACATATGTCACTACTAGTCCTCAATCACCCAATGATCAAGTCCTCCAGTGCTACTACTTGGTGTGGTAAACTATTATCCTTATTTGGTCAACATGGTCTACTCCTCCATGTACTCTTGCACGTGTCGATGTCCTTAGGTGTCCACCACACATAATCGGTCATCTAGCTTATGTGGTCCCTCGATATGTGCTTGGTGTTCATCCTTCATGCTAAGTTTAGTCAACAACAAAGTAAATATGATCATCTCTTAATAATCACTCATCATACTTGAACAATGTGGGCACATTCAACCATGTGTCCACACCTTTGTTTTAAAAAATGGTGTGTGGTGGTTCTATGTATGCATGTTGTGAACAAAGGAGGCATAGCATATTTTCTAAATTCATGTTTAGAAGAGGAGGGACTTTCTAACTCACATTTTTTATTTTACTCACAGGGGAGATTCCACCATTTATTTTTACTCTTCCTGCATTATGTTACTTGGATCTTTCTAACAACCAGCTTTCTGGCCATGTACAAGATTTTGACACGACAACTTCACGGTTGAAGAGTTTGTTCTTGAGCAACAATGCATTGTCAGGATTTATTCCCAAGGCATTCTTTGAACTAACAAGTCTAGGAGCTTTAGATGTTAGCTCAAACAATTTCACTGGTTCCTTGGACCTTTCACATTTTTGGAGACTTCATGAGCTCACCATGTTGGATCTTTCCAACAATTGGTTGCATGTCATGGATGCAGATGACGATAATCTAGTGGATATCAGCTACCTTTCAGAACTTCAAGATATAAGGCTCGCATCTTGCAATGTAATTCGATTTCCAAGATTTCTGAGGCAAGTTAAATCTATTTCATATTTGGATCTTTCAAGGAATAAAATCGATGGCAATGTACCAAATTGGTTGTGGGACAAGTTATGGAGCTTTGCACCATATTTGAATCTTTCACATAACATGTTCACGGGCATGCAACTTATCAATTCATATATTCTCCCTTTCAGTACATCTATGGAAGTGCTTGATCTTAGTTTCAATAGATTTTCTGGGCGGGTCCCTATGCCAAGCTCATCAGGAGAAGTCTTGGAATATTCCAACAATATGTTCTCTTCCCTTGTGCCAAACTGGACTTTGTATCTTAGGGACACTATTTATTTTAGCATatccaaaaataatataaacGATCAACTACCTCCCTCAATATGTGATGCAATTCTGGACGTTCTTGATCTATCAAACAACAACTTTTATGGCCCAATTCCATCTTGTATCATAGAAAATATGACACACACAATTTTGAACTTGAGGGGCAACAATTTTAATGGGACATTGCCTACCGACATAATGACCACATGTGATCTACAGGTGCTAGATTTACATGGTAACAAGATTGAAGGGCGGCTTCCGAGGGGCCTTTCTAAGTGCTTTCACTTGGAGATTTTGGACATCAGTAGCAACAGAATGCTGATACTTTTCCTTCTTGGTTGAGGAGGCTTTGTAATCTTTCTATACTACTCCTAAGATCAAACCAATTCTATGGCACCATTGGTGATGGGGATACCAAATCGGCTAGTGAGTTTTTTCCTAGCCTGCAAATTATTGATCTTTCCTCAAACAACCTCTCTGGTGTTTTGAGGGCACAATGGTTGATGCAGTTGAATTCAATGATGGCAGAGTACAATAGTTCTGGAGAAACTATTGATTTTGATAGCAATAATTATTCATATGAACCATTCTATCGATATTCTATTGAGTTCACGTACAAGGGGTATTTTATGACATTTGAAAGGATGTTGACTACTGTAACACTAATTGACTTCTCCAATAATAGACTGGAGGGCACCATTCCTGAAGCTCTTGGAAGCCTTCTATCACTACGGATACTAAATTTGTCGCACAATAACTTCATCGGAAATATTCCAGCTCAACTTGGTAGCCTCACAGATTTGGAGTCACTAGACCTCTCCTGCAACCAACTCTTAGGAGAGATTCCTCAAGAGCTGACTGATCTCACTTTTCTTGCGACCCTGAACCTATCAGACAATGACTTGGTAGGGAGGATACCACAGTCACGTCAGTTCTCTACATTTGGCAGTAGTTCATTTGGAGGGAATCCTAGGCTATGCGGACCACCACTGTCAGAATTTCCATGTGGTGCGTCACCATCACCATACACTCCAAGCGCTCAACTTGTGCATAGGTCGTCACCTAACAGTTTTGATGTGGTCTTGTTTCTCTTCATCGGGCTTGGCTTTGGTGTAGGATTTGCAGCTGCTATTGTCGTGAAATGGAATCGGGTCGGCCGGTGGTTCATTGCAAATGCAAGAGCTTTGCATCGTTGATCACCATTGGAAGTTGAGAGTCTGTTTCCAAATGCATGTGTCTGCAATATATATGTTTGTCACCAAGCCTCTTTTCTTAACTATCGGATAAGCTATGCTCTAGGTAGATTATTTGTAAAATCTCTATTGTCATCGATCATGAAGTTTGTTGTTCAAAGATTATGTAGGAGAAGCGTATTGGTTTGATATGTGTTGTTCACCGTCCGGCAACAGGCGACACTGAGGTTTGACCCATTCACCGCACAAGTAGGAGAGTGAATTTGTAGGGCATGAAAATTGTGCCCCAAATTTCCCAACTATTGCGAATTTGTCCTCGTCAATTCTCGTTACTTCTGATACTATGATGACAGTAAGGCAGGGGAGGAGCCATCATATTATTACTTCTGATACTAGTGGGCTTGGTAACTTTAGGCCCAGCTATCAagatttcaaaagtaaaactgatGGACCAAGGAATACATCGTTGA harbors:
- the LOC103642585 gene encoding receptor-like protein 7, which translates into the protein MLARTSLLPIEQVKPTSITNFVSLKELVLSGNLASVDFLSSFGTLGSLCKLELTFDEVSELGPVFSWIGHHKNLTSLVLSGNFSEMTPTLVSNFKALRSLSMHDCTLPRHVLDAVGNLIALRTLDLYYCNITWGSTMPSSIGNLTNLRDLHIIQCGFSGPMPAAIGRLTNLRNMYVFRSGFSGPIPAAIGKLTSLEILDIEDGFSGPIPATIGNLSHLNRMRSFGSNFSGRIPGSMANLTQLTEMILPYNSLNGEIPPFIFTLPALCYLDLSNNQLSGHVQDFDTTTSRLKSLFLSNNALSGFIPKAFFELTSLGALDVSSNNFTGSLDLSHFWRLHELTMLDLSNNWLHVMDADDDNLVDISYLSELQDIRLASCNVIRFPRFLRQVKSISYLDLSRNKIDGNVPNWLWDKLWSFAPYLNLSHNMFTGMQLINSYILPFSTSMEVLDLSFNRFSGRVPMPSSSGEVLEYSNNMFSSLVPNWTLYLRDTIYFSISKNNINDQLPPSICDAILDVLDLSNNNFYGPIPSCIIENMTHTILNLRGNNFNGTLPTDIMTTCDLQVLDLHGNKIEGRLPRGLSKCFHLEILDISSNRMLILFLLG